The DNA segment AGATCGTCCCCCCGGCGGACGCGGAGATCGCCGACCGGATCGCGGCCGTCGGCTCCCTGGACGACGTGCCCCGTCCCGACTCCGGCTGGGAGATCCTGGACGACTCCGTCCTGGACGCCTACCTCGCCCGCACGGACGCGGTCCTGGCCGAGGGTTCCCCCCGGACCGCCCGCACGGTCTACACGGCGATGCACGGCGTCGGCAAGGACGTCCTGCTCGCCGCCTTCGCGCGGGCCGGTTTCCCCGAGCCGGTCCTGGTCGCCGAGCAGGCCGAGCCCGACCCGGACTTCCCCACCGTCGCGTTCCCCAACCCGGAGGAGCCCGGCGCGATGGACCTGGCCTTCGCGACGGCCCGCGCGGCCGGGCCCGACCTGGTCATCGCCAACGACCCGGACGCCGACCGCTGCGCCGCGGCCGTCAAGGACACCGCCGCCGGGGGCGTCGACGGGGAGTGGCGCATGCTGCGCGGCGACGAGGTGGGGGCGCTGCTCGCCGCCCATCTGGTCCGCCGTGGGGTGAGGGGCACGTTCGCCGAGTCGATCGTCTCGTCGGCCCTGCTCGCCCGTATCGCGGAGCAGGCGGGCCTGCCGCACGAGGAGACGCTGACCGGCTTCAAGTGGATCGCCAGGGTCGAGGGGCTGCGCTACGGCTACGAGGAGGCGCTGGGCTACTGCGTCGATCCGGACGGCGTACGCGACAAGGACGGCATCACGGCCGCCCTCCTCCTCGCCGAGCTGGCCTCCGAGCTGAAGGAGGAGGGCCGCACCCTCCCGGGCCTCCTCGACGACCTCGCCGTGGCCCACGGCCTGCACGCCACCGACCAGCTCTCCGCCCGCGTCGAGGACCTGTCCCTCATCGCGGACGCGATGCGCCGGCTGCGCGAGAACCCCCCGGCCGAACTGGCCGGCCTGCCGGTCACCGAGGCCGAGGACCTGACCCGGGGCACGGACACCCTGCCGCCCACCGACGGCCTGCGCTACACCCTCCGGGGCGCCCGCGTCATCGTCCGCCCGAGCGGTACGGAACCCAAGTTGAAGTGCTACCTGGAGGTCGTCGTCCCGGTCGCCGCGCGGGACGGCCTTCCCGCGGCCCGCACCGAGGCGACGGCCCTGCTGACCGCGATCAAGCGGGACCTGAAGGCGGCGGCCGGCATCTGAGCGGCAGCCTCCGGCAGGCCTCGGGGACACACGCGGGAACGGGAAAACGTCAGGAGGGGCCGCCGACACGGCGGCCCCTCCTGCGTGCCGCCCCGGGGCCTGCCCGGCCCGGCGGGGCGCGGGGCGGGGCCGGGCGGGGCGCCGGCACCCGCCCGGCCGGAGCGCGGGGGCCGGTGCGGCCGGCCACGGGGCGAGGCGGGGACGGCATCGCGGCCCGGGTGACTCCGCCTCGAAGGGCTCACCGGAGGGCGGGCCGCCCCGGCGACGCCCGCACGCACTTCCCCGGGCTCTGCGAGCGGGAGGGGTCCGGCCGCGTCGCCGGGGCGCCTTGCGCTCGCACGCACCGGACGGCCGCGGACCCGCTCTTCGTACGAACGACGGAAACCGTCAGCCGGGCCCGAGCCGCTCGCGGTCCCTCAGCCGAGCGCCAGCAGGACCGCCAGCAGCACGGCGCCGGCCAGGGACGGGGCGATGATCTCGTAGGCCCACCGCACGCTCGCCTCGCCCTGGGCGTGCGCCTCGCCCGCGTTCCTCTCGCGCAGCTCGCGCAGCTCGTCCATCGAGCCGTCGGTCCCCGCCCGTCCGCCTCCGCCGGGAGAGGCCCCGGCGCCCGGCGCGGCACGGTCCGAGGCCTGCGGGAGCCGTCGTGCCGCCCTCTTGCGGGCCCGCAGCGACACGGGCAGGGCCCACAGCTGGTACTTGGCGCCGGCCTCGGAGAAGACCTCGTTGGTGTAGCCGGAGCGCAGCGAGGAGACCTGCCCCCAGGGCAGCACGATCGTGCGGAACGGGTTGCGGACGCGCAGCCGGTCCTCGTTGGCGTACACCGCGGGGACCAGAGTGTAGGCCGCCACCAGGGGCACGACGAACAGCAGCGCGGCGAGCGCGAGCCACGGGGCGTCGCCCTCGCCGGCGAGCAGGGCGTCGACGCCGAGCCAGCAGACGAGGCCGAGGATCAGCGCACCGCCGACAAACCCCGAGGTCGACCGGTACACCCGGTCGGCGTACCTGGGCTGCGGGCCCGCCGCCGCCTCCGGGTCCGCCGGGCTTTCCGGGCCCGCCGAAGCCGCGGCCGGGGAGGCCGCCGAGGACTCCGGTCCCGCCGAGGACTCCGCGGATTCGGAGGCGGCAGCGGACCCGGTGGAGGCGCTGCCGTCCTCCGTCCCGTCGGCGGGCTCGGTGGACGGGGCGGGCTCGGCGGGCTCCCGGTCGGACGGCTGAGGCTCGGGGGTCGTCATGCCCCCGATTCTGCCCGACACCCGCAGCCGCACCGGCAGGCGGTGGGCGGGGGCGGGCGGGGGCGGGCGGAAGCCGGGCGGGGGCGGGCGGAAGCCGGGCGGGGGCGGGCGGAAGCCGGGCGGGGCCCGCTCCTGTCGCCGGACGGGACGGAGGACTGTACAGCTGCTACGCGCGTAGATATGCTCGTCTGGTGACCATGTCCTCCACTGCACCCTCCTCCCCCCAGCCCCCGCCGGCGCCCGAGCGGGTCGGTGCCCCCGCCGCGCTGGGCGACGTCACCGCGTCCGACAGCACGCTGCGCCGCTTCCTGCACGGGCTGCCCGGTGTCGACGCGGTCGGCCTGGAGGCGCGTGCCGCCTCGCTCGGCACCCGCTCGATCAAGACGACCGCGAAGGCGTACGCCATCGACCTCGCCCTCTCGATGGTCGACCTGACGACGCTGGAAGGCGCGGACACCCCGGGCAAGGTCCGGGCGCTCGGCGCGAAGGCGGTCCGCCCCGACCCCTCCGACCGCACGGCTCCCGCCACGGCCGCGGTCTGCGTCTACCCCGACATGGTGGCGACGGCCAGGGAGACCGTCGCCGGCTCCACGGTCAAGGTCGCCTCCGTCGCCACCGCCTTCCCGGCCGGCCGCGCCCCGCTCGCCGTCAAGCTGGCCGACGTCCGGGAGGCCGTCGCCGCCGGTGCCGACGAGATCGACATGGTCATCGACCGCGGCGCGTTCCTCGCGGGGAACTACCGGAAGGTGTTCGACGAGATCACCGCCGTGAAGGAGACCTGCGGGGCGAGCGCCCGACTGAAGGTCATCTTCGAGACGGGCGAGCTGTCGACGTACGACAACATCCGCCGGGCGAGCTGGCTCGGCATGCTGGCCGGCGCGGACTTCATCAAGACCTCGACCGGCAAGGTGGCGGTGAACGCCACGCCCGCCAACACGCTCCTGATGCTGGAGGCGGTCCGCGACTTCCGTGCGCAGACCGGGGTCCAGGTCGGTGTGAAGCCGGCCGGCGGCATCCGCACCACCAAGGACGCGATCAAGTTCCTCGTGCTGGTCAACGAGACCGTCGGCGAGGACTGGCTGGACAACCACTGGTTCCGCTTC comes from the Streptomyces sp. KMM 9044 genome and includes:
- a CDS encoding phospho-sugar mutase, translated to MHDDLTARARTWLAEDPDPETRAELAALLDAGDVTELTARFSGTLQFGTAGLRGELGAGPQRMNRAVVIRAAAGLAAYLKRHGHAGGLVVIGYDARHKSADFARDTAAVMTGAGLRAAVLPRPLPTPVLAFAVRHLGAVAGVEVTASHNPPRDNGYKVYLGDGSQIVPPADAEIADRIAAVGSLDDVPRPDSGWEILDDSVLDAYLARTDAVLAEGSPRTARTVYTAMHGVGKDVLLAAFARAGFPEPVLVAEQAEPDPDFPTVAFPNPEEPGAMDLAFATARAAGPDLVIANDPDADRCAAAVKDTAAGGVDGEWRMLRGDEVGALLAAHLVRRGVRGTFAESIVSSALLARIAEQAGLPHEETLTGFKWIARVEGLRYGYEEALGYCVDPDGVRDKDGITAALLLAELASELKEEGRTLPGLLDDLAVAHGLHATDQLSARVEDLSLIADAMRRLRENPPAELAGLPVTEAEDLTRGTDTLPPTDGLRYTLRGARVIVRPSGTEPKLKCYLEVVVPVAARDGLPAARTEATALLTAIKRDLKAAAGI
- a CDS encoding PH domain-containing protein; this translates as MYRSTSGFVGGALILGLVCWLGVDALLAGEGDAPWLALAALLFVVPLVAAYTLVPAVYANEDRLRVRNPFRTIVLPWGQVSSLRSGYTNEVFSEAGAKYQLWALPVSLRARKRAARRLPQASDRAAPGAGASPGGGGRAGTDGSMDELRELRERNAGEAHAQGEASVRWAYEIIAPSLAGAVLLAVLLALG
- the deoC gene encoding deoxyribose-phosphate aldolase; this encodes MSSTAPSSPQPPPAPERVGAPAALGDVTASDSTLRRFLHGLPGVDAVGLEARAASLGTRSIKTTAKAYAIDLALSMVDLTTLEGADTPGKVRALGAKAVRPDPSDRTAPATAAVCVYPDMVATARETVAGSTVKVASVATAFPAGRAPLAVKLADVREAVAAGADEIDMVIDRGAFLAGNYRKVFDEITAVKETCGASARLKVIFETGELSTYDNIRRASWLGMLAGADFIKTSTGKVAVNATPANTLLMLEAVRDFRAQTGVQVGVKPAGGIRTTKDAIKFLVLVNETVGEDWLDNHWFRFGASSLLNDLLMQRQKLATGRYSGPDYVTVD